The following are encoded together in the Pseudomonadota bacterium genome:
- a CDS encoding LysM peptidoglycan-binding domain-containing protein yields the protein MKNIPVIIFTFLLIILVAGCAHIGNTQISQTNNSDTALAAIDNKNPSNSQYSDTDDAIESDTIIIPEKETTAGKCASPLNDDLTPVSPDSEDEEVGNVPAPSVKKAASKKNAQTKMDEALDYCQISQDLWQNGELENAIEALDHAYSLILSVDVNGNNTNLVQQKEDIRFTISKRILEIYASRNFAVNGNHKAIPLVMNSHVQAEINLFTTGGERNFFKDSLKRSGRYRAKIVEELRKAGIPLELSWLPLIESGFKVTALSSARALGLWQFIPSTGYKFGLKRDMFVDERLDPEKATHAAIAYLKELHEMFGDWTTVLAAYNCGEGRVLRVIRDQNVNYLDNFWDLYEKLPRETARYVPRFLATLHILSNPEKYGIDMTDIECPVESETTEIAKQVRIKDIAQKIDVDENVLRRLNPELRYGILPPSNYIFKVPPDKSEELIAKIDTIPVSNIKPNRFYYKVKRGDTLSGIAKRYSTSVKTLMLANSMRKSTIRVGTILKVPGSGSSSSKYKLAETTQEIRQQKRAHPLKHVVKSGESIWIIAKRNNTTIKNIQELNNLKSLNLRIGQVLYLQKSDINSQDNNSFKKYLIKRGDSPYKIAQSYKMPLNRLLDINNLRSDSKILAGQYLYVE from the coding sequence TTGAAAAATATACCTGTCATAATATTTACATTTTTATTAATTATTTTAGTAGCCGGTTGTGCTCATATCGGCAATACCCAAATCTCACAAACTAACAATTCGGATACTGCACTTGCTGCAATTGATAATAAAAACCCTTCAAACAGTCAATATTCTGACACTGATGATGCAATTGAATCTGACACTATTATTATTCCTGAAAAAGAAACGACTGCAGGAAAATGCGCCTCTCCACTTAATGATGACCTAACGCCTGTCTCCCCTGATTCTGAAGATGAAGAGGTTGGAAATGTTCCGGCTCCTTCAGTGAAAAAAGCTGCCTCCAAAAAAAATGCTCAAACCAAAATGGATGAAGCGCTTGATTATTGCCAGATATCTCAGGATTTATGGCAAAATGGTGAACTGGAAAATGCAATAGAAGCTTTAGATCATGCTTATTCTTTAATTCTATCAGTAGATGTCAATGGTAATAATACAAATTTAGTTCAGCAAAAAGAAGATATTAGGTTTACTATTTCAAAAAGAATATTAGAAATTTATGCTTCAAGAAACTTTGCAGTTAATGGAAACCATAAAGCAATTCCTTTGGTAATGAATAGCCATGTCCAGGCAGAAATCAATCTTTTCACTACCGGTGGTGAAAGAAATTTTTTTAAAGACTCACTAAAACGTTCAGGAAGGTATCGGGCAAAAATAGTTGAAGAACTTAGAAAAGCCGGAATCCCTCTTGAGTTGTCATGGTTGCCATTAATTGAAAGCGGATTCAAGGTAACCGCTCTTTCTTCTGCCAGAGCACTTGGCCTTTGGCAATTTATTCCATCAACAGGATATAAGTTCGGTTTAAAAAGGGATATGTTTGTTGATGAAAGACTTGATCCTGAAAAAGCTACACATGCGGCAATAGCTTATCTTAAAGAACTGCATGAAATGTTCGGCGATTGGACAACAGTGCTTGCAGCTTACAATTGTGGAGAAGGAAGAGTATTAAGGGTAATAAGGGATCAAAATGTAAACTATCTGGATAATTTCTGGGATCTTTATGAAAAGCTCCCCAGAGAAACTGCAAGATATGTTCCGCGATTTTTAGCAACACTTCACATACTTTCCAATCCTGAAAAATACGGGATTGATATGACCGATATTGAATGCCCGGTAGAATCTGAAACCACTGAAATTGCAAAACAGGTTCGTATTAAAGATATTGCCCAAAAGATAGATGTTGATGAAAATGTTTTACGACGTCTTAATCCCGAGCTAAGGTATGGAATTTTACCTCCGTCAAATTATATTTTTAAAGTCCCCCCTGATAAGAGTGAGGAATTGATAGCAAAGATAGATACAATTCCTGTCTCCAATATAAAACCGAATAGATTTTATTATAAAGTTAAAAGAGGAGATACGCTTTCCGGAATTGCAAAACGTTATAGTACAAGCGTTAAAACCTTAATGCTTGCAAACAGCATGCGAAAATCGACTATTCGTGTAGGAACTATTCTCAAGGTTCCGGGCAGTGGATCATCTTCTTCAAAATATAAGCTGGCAGAAACAACTCAGGAAATAAGGCAGCAAAAGAGAGCACACCCTCTAAAGCATGTCGTTAAAAGCGGTGAGTCCATCTGGATCATAGCCAAACGAAATAATACGACAATTAAAAATATACAGGAGCTTAATAATCTAAAATCATTAAATCTTCGCATAGGGCAGGTCCTGTATTTACAAAAATCGGATATTAATAGCCAAGACAATAACAGTTTCAAAAAATATCTAATTAAAAGAGGGGATAGTCCTTATAAAATAGCACAAAGTTATAAGATGCCCCTTAACAGGCTTCTAGATATCAACAACCTGAGGTCAGACA